A section of the Paenibacillus aurantius genome encodes:
- a CDS encoding S-layer homology domain-containing protein, with translation MANEKRNTNGIKRAAALGMSSALAFSLWGTALAAPPLKDVGTSYAANEINTLVEKGIISGYEDGSFSPLGNLTRAELAKIITAATGLAEDSSASGKFQDVEPGSWYSGYVGALAKAGITDGTSETTFSPSANVTREQMTVFLLRAVNLEKNALNGDYASPFEDKSDISAWAAKQIGYAYQIGLYTGFTGKPLTNLEPQKAIKRQDAVKLAYEALKYAGKDKPGQPGQPGAVGSLELKSATAVIGGENYTAEHNGNGAFVISLPKGIDPEAKLTGFQLKASPDAASLTVDFMGESRTVEFKEGVALITVKDLLGGLDVNGDGVSMEKLGSVLGYSALNIIGELADKDGKTSEVKLVIKLSEK, from the coding sequence ATGGCAAACGAAAAGCGCAACACGAACGGAATCAAACGGGCGGCTGCCTTAGGCATGAGTTCCGCCTTGGCTTTCTCGCTTTGGGGAACGGCTTTGGCCGCACCTCCGCTTAAAGACGTAGGCACCAGCTATGCTGCTAATGAGATTAACACGTTGGTGGAGAAGGGGATTATTTCCGGTTATGAAGACGGCAGCTTCTCCCCGCTTGGGAACTTGACCCGCGCTGAGCTGGCCAAAATCATTACAGCCGCCACCGGACTGGCCGAGGATTCCTCCGCCTCCGGGAAGTTCCAGGACGTGGAGCCGGGCTCGTGGTACAGCGGATACGTCGGGGCTTTGGCCAAGGCCGGGATTACGGACGGCACCTCGGAAACGACCTTTTCTCCTTCGGCCAACGTGACCAGGGAACAGATGACCGTTTTCCTGCTCCGCGCGGTGAATCTGGAGAAGAACGCCCTGAACGGCGATTATGCATCTCCGTTTGAGGACAAATCGGACATCTCCGCCTGGGCCGCCAAGCAGATAGGCTATGCGTACCAGATCGGCCTGTATACCGGGTTTACCGGCAAACCGCTGACCAACCTGGAGCCGCAGAAAGCCATCAAGCGGCAGGACGCCGTCAAGCTGGCCTATGAAGCGCTGAAATACGCGGGTAAGGATAAGCCGGGGCAGCCAGGGCAGCCGGGAGCCGTCGGTTCCCTGGAGCTGAAATCGGCGACGGCGGTCATCGGAGGCGAGAACTATACGGCGGAGCATAACGGGAATGGAGCCTTCGTGATTTCCCTTCCGAAGGGAATCGATCCGGAGGCGAAGCTGACCGGCTTCCAGCTTAAGGCTTCCCCTGACGCGGCCAGCCTGACGGTCGACTTCATGGGCGAGAGCCGGACGGTGGAATTCAAGGAAGGCGTCGCCCTGATTACCGTCAAGGATCTGTTGGGCGGTTTGGATGTTAACGGCGACGGCGTCTCCATGGAGAAGCTGGGCAGCGTTCTCGGCTACAGTGCGTTGAACATTATCGGGGAGCTTGCGGACAAGGACGGAAAGACGTCCGAGGTTAAGCTCGTCATCAAATTGAGCGAGAAGTAA
- a CDS encoding sugar phosphate nucleotidyltransferase, with protein MKLILLSGGSGKRLWPLSNDSRSKQFLKVLRSPQGELESMVQRVWRQLDAVGLGPHSYIATGRAQVEMIQSQLGAEARLITEPERRDTFPAIALAASYLYSMTDTGLQETVAVLPVDPYVEDRFFLQVAGLEKVLNDSGADLALIGVTPTYPSEKYGYLVPQGEVSASAAPEETYRKVARFTEKPDEAGARELIRERALWNCGVFAFKLDYLINELIARGLPIQYEELLKQYGQLKKISFDYEVVEQAKHIVCTAYDGDWKDLGTWNTLTEEMSTTQLGKGILTEECQGSYLLNELDIPVTVMGLTNVIVAASPDGILVTEKEASPRIKEVLKHTEARPMYEERRWGWYRVLDCKKYGEGQEMLTKRIGIRAGCNLSYQLHEKRREVWTILSGSGELILDGRLYPVDAGDVWQIPVGVKHSLRAFTELELIEVQTGSELVEEDIVRLCFDWDEALRLIQKA; from the coding sequence ATGAAGCTAATCTTATTGTCGGGCGGATCGGGAAAGAGGCTGTGGCCCCTGTCGAACGATTCCCGCTCCAAGCAGTTTCTGAAGGTTCTGCGCAGCCCGCAGGGAGAGCTGGAATCGATGGTCCAGCGGGTGTGGCGGCAGCTCGACGCCGTCGGCCTGGGCCCGCACTCGTATATTGCGACCGGGCGTGCCCAGGTCGAGATGATCCAGAGCCAGCTCGGCGCGGAAGCCCGGCTCATTACCGAGCCCGAGCGGCGGGACACGTTCCCGGCCATTGCTTTGGCCGCCTCCTACCTCTATTCGATGACGGATACCGGTCTTCAGGAAACGGTGGCCGTTCTCCCGGTTGACCCTTATGTGGAGGACCGGTTTTTTCTGCAGGTGGCGGGCCTTGAGAAGGTGCTGAACGATTCCGGCGCGGATCTCGCCCTGATCGGGGTGACGCCTACTTATCCTTCGGAGAAGTACGGCTATCTCGTTCCGCAAGGAGAGGTATCCGCATCGGCGGCACCGGAGGAGACCTACCGGAAGGTGGCACGGTTTACCGAGAAGCCAGACGAGGCGGGGGCCCGGGAGCTTATCCGCGAGAGGGCTCTCTGGAACTGCGGGGTATTCGCCTTCAAGCTGGACTATCTGATCAACGAGCTTATCGCCCGCGGCCTTCCGATCCAATACGAGGAGCTGCTGAAGCAGTACGGCCAGCTGAAAAAAATCTCCTTCGACTACGAGGTCGTCGAGCAGGCGAAGCATATCGTCTGCACGGCATACGACGGAGACTGGAAGGACCTCGGCACGTGGAATACCTTGACCGAGGAGATGAGCACGACCCAGCTTGGCAAGGGCATTCTGACGGAGGAATGCCAAGGAAGCTACCTCCTGAACGAGCTCGACATTCCGGTAACGGTCATGGGCCTTACGAATGTCATCGTGGCTGCGAGCCCGGACGGCATTCTCGTCACCGAGAAGGAGGCCAGTCCGCGGATCAAGGAAGTGCTGAAGCATACGGAAGCCCGTCCGATGTACGAAGAGCGCCGGTGGGGCTGGTACCGGGTGCTGGACTGCAAGAAATACGGGGAAGGCCAGGAAATGCTGACCAAGCGGATAGGCATCCGCGCCGGCTGCAACCTGAGCTACCAGCTGCATGAGAAACGCCGCGAGGTCTGGACGATTCTCTCCGGAAGCGGAGAGCTCATCCTGGACGGGCGGCTGTACCCGGTGGATGCCGGCGACGTATGGCAGATCCCGGTCGGGGTCAAGCACAGCCTTCGCGCATTCACCGAGCTGGAACTGATCGAGGTGCAAACGGGCAGCGAGCTCGTGGAGGAGGACATCGTCCGCCTGTGCTTCGATTGGGACGAAGCCCTGCGTCTCATCCAGAAGGCCTAG
- the rfbD gene encoding dTDP-4-dehydrorhamnose reductase — protein sequence MAKGKVIVTGANGQLGVDLVKTLKGLGYEVYGMGREELDFSYAEQVDWAFRRIRPDVVIHAGAYTKVDQAEKEPAEAFRVNGFGTRHVASAAEEVGAKLVYVSTDYVFDGESGEPYGEEALTNPLNVYGQTKLAGEKFVRAVHSRSFIVRTSWVFGAHGPNFVKTMLRLGAERDTVSVVGDQIGCPTYTVDLANCIARLIETESYGTYHVSNTDSCSWYEFAQRIFDKAGTPVRVEPITTAEFPRPAKRPAHSVLEHGMLRKNGFPDLRSWREALDAFFEELLAEAEQAPVTRSS from the coding sequence ATGGCTAAAGGAAAAGTCATCGTCACCGGAGCGAACGGACAGCTCGGCGTTGACCTCGTGAAGACCTTGAAGGGCCTCGGCTACGAGGTGTACGGCATGGGCCGGGAAGAGCTCGATTTCAGCTACGCGGAGCAGGTGGATTGGGCTTTCCGGCGCATCCGCCCGGATGTGGTTATTCACGCGGGCGCCTACACGAAGGTCGATCAGGCCGAGAAGGAGCCGGCGGAGGCGTTCCGCGTGAACGGCTTCGGCACGCGCCATGTTGCCTCGGCGGCCGAAGAGGTGGGGGCGAAGCTCGTGTATGTGAGCACGGACTACGTCTTCGACGGCGAGAGCGGGGAGCCTTACGGGGAGGAAGCCCTTACGAATCCGCTCAATGTCTACGGCCAGACGAAGCTGGCCGGAGAGAAGTTCGTGAGGGCGGTCCATTCCCGCTCCTTCATCGTCCGGACGTCGTGGGTGTTCGGCGCCCACGGGCCGAACTTCGTCAAGACGATGCTGAGGCTCGGGGCGGAGAGGGACACGGTGTCGGTCGTAGGCGACCAGATCGGCTGCCCGACCTACACCGTGGACCTGGCGAACTGCATCGCCCGCCTGATCGAAACGGAGAGCTACGGAACGTATCACGTGTCGAACACGGACAGCTGCTCGTGGTATGAGTTCGCCCAGAGGATCTTCGACAAGGCGGGGACGCCGGTCCGGGTGGAGCCGATTACGACGGCCGAGTTCCCGAGACCGGCGAAGCGGCCGGCTCACTCGGTGCTCGAGCACGGGATGCTCCGGAAGAACGGCTTCCCCGACCTGCGCAGCTGGCGGGAGGCGCTCGACGCCTTCTTCGAGGAGCTTCTCGCGGAGGCCGAGCAGGCACCGGTCACGCGCAGCTCGTAG
- the rfbB gene encoding dTDP-glucose 4,6-dehydratase, translating to MKLLVTGGAGFIGSNFIRYVLNKHEDYTVVNLDKLTYAGNPDNLADLEKDPRYVFVKGDIAHKELVSMIVRQMEIDVIVNFAAESHVDRSISDPGIFVQTNITGTQVLLETARENKIKKYVQISTDEVYGSLGETGYFTEETPLAPNSPYSASKAGADLLVRAYYETYGMNVNITRCSNNYGPYHFPEKLIPLMITNAVEGKTLPVYGDGLNVRDWLHVTDHAAAIDLVIRDGRPGEVYNIGGHNERTNLDIVRAILDKLGMGHERIQFVADRLGHDRRYAIDPAKITAELGWKPQYTFETGLAETIDWYLANRDWWHRIRTGDYQKYYSKQYGERLYG from the coding sequence ATGAAACTGCTCGTTACCGGCGGCGCCGGCTTTATCGGAAGCAATTTTATCCGTTATGTGCTGAACAAGCATGAGGACTACACGGTGGTTAACCTGGACAAGCTCACCTACGCGGGCAACCCGGACAACCTCGCGGACCTGGAGAAGGACCCCCGTTATGTGTTCGTAAAAGGCGACATTGCCCACAAGGAGCTCGTGAGCATGATCGTACGCCAGATGGAGATTGACGTTATCGTGAATTTTGCGGCGGAATCCCATGTGGACCGCAGCATTTCGGATCCGGGAATCTTCGTGCAGACGAACATCACGGGAACCCAGGTTCTTCTCGAAACCGCCAGGGAGAACAAGATCAAGAAGTATGTGCAGATCTCGACGGACGAAGTATACGGGTCCCTTGGGGAGACGGGCTATTTCACGGAAGAGACGCCGCTAGCACCCAACAGTCCCTATTCGGCGAGCAAGGCGGGAGCGGACCTGCTGGTCCGGGCTTACTATGAGACGTACGGCATGAACGTCAACATCACCCGCTGCTCGAACAACTACGGGCCGTATCATTTCCCCGAGAAGCTGATCCCGCTTATGATCACGAACGCCGTGGAGGGCAAAACCCTTCCCGTCTACGGGGACGGCCTGAACGTGCGCGACTGGCTGCATGTCACGGATCACGCCGCCGCCATCGATCTGGTTATCCGGGACGGGCGCCCGGGAGAAGTGTACAACATCGGCGGCCATAACGAGCGGACGAACCTCGACATCGTCCGGGCGATTCTGGACAAGCTCGGAATGGGACACGAGCGTATCCAGTTCGTGGCGGACCGCCTGGGGCACGACCGGCGCTATGCCATCGACCCGGCGAAGATTACCGCCGAGCTCGGCTGGAAGCCGCAGTACACGTTCGAGACGGGACTCGCCGAGACAATCGACTGGTACTTGGCGAACCGGGACTGGTGGCACCGGATCCGTACGGGCGACTACCAGAAGTATTACTCGAAGCAGTACGGGGAGCGCCTCTATGGCTAA
- the rfbC gene encoding dTDP-4-dehydrorhamnose 3,5-epimerase — protein sequence MKRLETKLEGVVILEPAVYGDHRGFFTESYNRKNLAGLGIELDFVQDNHSYSAEAGTLRGLHYQLNPMAQTKLVRVTAGAVYDVAVDIREGSPTYGEWVGVILSEANHRQLLIPAGFAHGFCTITPHTHVSYKVTDYYSAEHDRGIRWDDPELAIPWPVTRPVLSDKDSKHPSLREAEAHFPYREVSLT from the coding sequence ATGAAACGGTTGGAAACCAAGCTGGAGGGCGTTGTTATTCTGGAACCGGCCGTTTACGGCGATCACCGGGGATTCTTCACCGAGAGCTATAATCGTAAAAATCTCGCCGGACTCGGGATCGAGCTCGATTTCGTCCAAGACAACCATTCCTATTCGGCGGAAGCCGGAACGCTGCGGGGGCTGCATTACCAGCTGAACCCGATGGCCCAGACGAAGCTGGTTCGCGTAACGGCGGGGGCGGTCTACGACGTGGCGGTGGACATCCGCGAAGGTTCCCCGACCTACGGGGAGTGGGTCGGCGTCATCCTGAGCGAAGCGAACCATCGGCAGCTGCTCATTCCGGCAGGCTTCGCCCACGGCTTCTGCACGATTACCCCTCACACCCATGTGAGCTACAAAGTGACCGACTATTATTCGGCCGAGCATGACCGCGGCATCCGGTGGGATGATCCGGAGCTGGCCATTCCGTGGCCGGTCACCCGTCCTGTTCTGTCGGACAAGGATAGCAAGCACCCGAGCCTGCGCGAAGCGGAAGCCCATTTCCCCTACAGAGAGGTGAGCCTGACATGA
- a CDS encoding sugar phosphate nucleotidyltransferase gives MKGIILAGGTGSRLYPLTKVTNKHLLPVGQYPMIYHSIHKLIEADIKDILIVTGREHMGDVVSLLGSGHEFGVTFTYKVQDQAGGIAQALGLAETFAGNDSMAVILGDNIFSDSIAPYVASFGEQGQGAKILIQQVEDPERYGVAELNGKRIVSIEEKPKYPKSSYAVTGIYMFDSSVFEVIRTLKPSARGELEITDVNNHYIRQNTLTYGVLEGWWTDAGTHESLALANRLVQDQTFDLNFGRKKAAAV, from the coding sequence ATGAAAGGGATTATTTTGGCCGGAGGAACCGGTTCGCGTCTGTATCCGTTGACGAAGGTGACGAACAAGCATCTGCTTCCCGTCGGGCAGTATCCGATGATTTACCACAGCATCCATAAGCTCATCGAGGCGGACATCAAGGACATTCTCATCGTCACCGGACGGGAGCATATGGGCGACGTCGTGAGCCTGCTCGGAAGCGGCCACGAGTTCGGCGTCACATTCACCTATAAGGTCCAGGACCAGGCGGGCGGCATCGCTCAAGCGCTCGGTCTTGCAGAGACCTTCGCCGGCAACGATTCGATGGCCGTCATCCTCGGGGACAACATCTTCTCGGACAGCATCGCTCCTTATGTGGCCAGCTTCGGGGAACAGGGGCAAGGAGCCAAAATCCTGATCCAGCAGGTCGAGGATCCCGAGCGCTACGGGGTGGCCGAGTTGAACGGCAAGCGGATCGTCTCCATTGAAGAGAAACCGAAATACCCGAAAAGCTCGTATGCCGTTACCGGCATCTACATGTTCGACTCCTCCGTGTTCGAGGTTATCCGCACGCTGAAGCCTTCGGCCCGCGGCGAGCTGGAGATTACCGACGTGAACAACCACTACATCCGCCAGAACACCCTCACCTACGGGGTGCTGGAAGGCTGGTGGACCGATGCGGGGACGCACGAATCGCTGGCTTTGGCCAACCGGCTCGTGCAGGACCAGACCTTCGATCTAAACTTCGGACGGAAAAAGGCTGCGGCCGTGTAA
- the cps2T gene encoding beta 1-4 rhamnosyltransferase Cps2T has product MNHVFIIGSKGIPAKYGGFETFVDQLTRQKLTGHIQYHVSCQSDNDDEFVHNGARCFNVKVPEIGPAKAVLYDVLSLKRCLSYIKENRIENAIVYILACRIGPFLSSYRKALAALGAKVYVNPDGHEWKRSKWNRMIRAYWKYSEKLMVKNADLLVCDSVGIEEYIQTEYKRFRPVTTYISYGADLERSALSNSSPKLREWYGKHELLPDAYYLIVGRFVPENNYELMIREFMASKTDKDLVLICNVEQNKFYERLLRSTNFPKDKRIKFVGTVYDQELLKKIRENAYGYLHGHEVGGTNPSLLEALAGTKLNLLLDVVFNKEVGRGGAVYFTKAAGSLARTLEHADALTEAQRDAYGKKAVRRIAEAYSWSKIVDQYEHLFLEAGLSRKEDVFLKKVVSFSKQG; this is encoded by the coding sequence ATGAATCACGTGTTTATTATCGGGTCCAAGGGCATTCCGGCCAAATACGGCGGGTTCGAAACCTTCGTCGACCAGCTGACCCGGCAGAAGCTGACGGGCCACATCCAGTATCATGTCTCCTGCCAGAGCGACAACGACGACGAATTCGTGCACAACGGGGCCCGCTGCTTCAACGTGAAGGTGCCGGAGATCGGCCCGGCCAAGGCGGTGCTGTACGACGTGCTGAGTCTGAAGCGCTGCCTCTCCTACATCAAGGAGAACCGGATCGAGAACGCCATCGTGTACATTCTCGCCTGCCGCATCGGTCCCTTTCTTTCGTCGTACCGCAAGGCCCTCGCGGCTCTTGGCGCCAAGGTGTACGTCAACCCGGACGGCCACGAGTGGAAGCGGAGCAAGTGGAACCGCATGATCCGCGCCTACTGGAAATATTCCGAGAAGCTCATGGTGAAGAATGCGGACCTGCTCGTGTGCGACTCGGTCGGCATCGAAGAATACATACAGACCGAGTACAAACGGTTCCGCCCGGTGACGACCTACATCTCCTACGGGGCGGACCTGGAGCGCTCGGCCCTCTCCAACAGCTCGCCGAAGCTGAGGGAATGGTACGGCAAGCACGAGCTTCTGCCGGATGCCTATTACCTGATCGTCGGGCGCTTCGTGCCCGAGAACAACTACGAGCTCATGATCCGCGAGTTCATGGCCTCGAAGACGGACAAGGACCTGGTGCTGATCTGCAACGTGGAGCAGAACAAGTTCTATGAGCGGCTCCTGCGCAGCACGAATTTCCCCAAGGACAAGCGGATCAAGTTCGTCGGCACCGTCTACGACCAGGAGCTGTTGAAGAAAATCCGCGAGAACGCGTACGGTTATCTGCACGGCCACGAGGTCGGCGGGACGAATCCTTCGCTTCTCGAGGCGCTCGCCGGCACGAAGCTGAACCTCCTTCTCGACGTGGTGTTCAACAAGGAGGTCGGACGCGGCGGCGCGGTGTATTTCACGAAGGCGGCCGGAAGCCTGGCCCGGACACTCGAGCACGCCGATGCGTTGACGGAAGCGCAGCGGGACGCTTACGGGAAGAAGGCGGTCCGCCGCATAGCCGAGGCGTATTCCTGGTCGAAGATCGTCGACCAGTACGAGCATCTCTTCCTGGAGGCCGGCCTGAGCCGAAAGGAAGACGTGTTCCTGAAGAAAGTCGTTTCGTTCTCGAAGCAGGGGTAA
- the murJ gene encoding murein biosynthesis integral membrane protein MurJ: MSRGKAASNTSVLFLVTMALAVVAKLSGMIREVIIGWYYGTGAELDLFYYIYSIPELFMTGITAAVAVAVIPFLKAKQDPDFAANKAIISQVIVIGTLFFSTVTAAALLLHKPILAFYLAKFDAPVTGAYGILLVSCLQIVPTFLCAILLAVETKLEKFKTITLLSLPLNLASVLVMALLNQPVGVLSIGIGLLAGVLLQLGYLFWDLRREGIRYELKLNRPRVKEAKFYEFLLLLLPVYFGTVVQRAGVFIDRYLAAGLEEGSISALSYADRIIQMAVMIIVSTIGMILFSKISHTIHHDEEGTVELLGSTIVFSCLTILPVSAFLAVFSGDITQLLFGRGQFDEKGLQMTSIALTGYSIGLFGIGMRYILNRVYFAQHNVKVPTVNTIQALVINVVLSVVLCRYYGLLGIAVAGSVTMLLSSIMLAVKLEKSFRFLSRMDWKDAARSFLLSLILLAVWLAVKQFVLPGVPGTFVRLAISGAVGALVFVTGAKLLGIREFGKLTAAFGRKFKWSKSKRSGTVLQKG; this comes from the coding sequence ATGAGCCGCGGGAAAGCCGCCTCCAACACCTCCGTCCTCTTCCTGGTCACGATGGCGCTCGCGGTTGTCGCGAAGCTGTCGGGGATGATCCGGGAGGTCATCATCGGATGGTATTACGGCACCGGCGCGGAGCTCGACCTGTTCTACTACATCTACTCCATTCCGGAGCTGTTCATGACCGGGATTACGGCGGCGGTCGCCGTCGCGGTCATTCCTTTCCTGAAGGCGAAGCAGGATCCGGATTTCGCCGCCAACAAGGCGATTATTTCCCAGGTGATCGTGATCGGGACGCTGTTCTTCAGCACCGTGACGGCCGCCGCTCTCCTGCTTCACAAGCCGATTCTGGCGTTCTACCTGGCGAAGTTCGATGCGCCGGTAACCGGCGCCTACGGCATCCTGCTCGTCTCCTGCCTGCAGATCGTGCCGACCTTCTTGTGCGCCATTCTGCTGGCCGTGGAGACGAAGCTGGAGAAGTTCAAGACGATTACGCTGCTCAGCCTGCCGCTTAACCTGGCCTCCGTGCTCGTCATGGCGCTGCTTAACCAGCCGGTCGGGGTTCTCTCCATCGGCATCGGTCTTCTGGCCGGCGTTCTGCTGCAGCTAGGCTACCTGTTCTGGGACCTGCGCCGGGAAGGCATCCGGTACGAGCTGAAGCTGAACCGACCGCGGGTCAAGGAAGCGAAATTCTACGAATTTCTTCTGCTCCTTCTTCCGGTATATTTCGGAACAGTCGTTCAGCGGGCCGGCGTCTTCATCGACCGGTACCTGGCCGCAGGCCTGGAGGAAGGAAGCATCTCGGCGTTGTCCTATGCCGACCGGATTATCCAGATGGCGGTCATGATCATCGTGAGCACGATCGGCATGATTCTCTTCTCGAAGATCAGCCATACGATCCACCACGATGAGGAAGGAACGGTGGAGCTGCTCGGCAGCACGATCGTGTTCTCCTGCCTGACCATTCTTCCCGTTTCCGCCTTCCTGGCCGTGTTCAGCGGAGACATCACCCAGCTGCTTTTCGGGCGGGGGCAGTTCGACGAGAAGGGCCTTCAGATGACCTCAATCGCCTTGACCGGCTACAGCATCGGGCTGTTCGGCATCGGGATGCGGTACATCCTGAACCGCGTCTATTTCGCCCAGCACAACGTCAAGGTGCCGACCGTCAACACAATCCAGGCACTCGTCATCAATGTCGTGCTGAGTGTCGTGCTCTGCCGCTACTACGGCCTACTCGGCATCGCCGTCGCCGGCTCGGTGACGATGCTTCTCTCCAGCATCATGCTGGCCGTCAAGCTGGAGAAGAGCTTCCGCTTCCTCTCCCGCATGGATTGGAAGGACGCGGCCCGCTCGTTCCTGCTCAGCCTGATTCTTCTCGCGGTCTGGCTGGCCGTCAAGCAGTTCGTCCTTCCGGGCGTCCCGGGCACCTTCGTCCGCCTGGCCATATCGGGAGCGGTCGGAGCTCTGGTATTCGTCACCGGCGCCAAGCTGCTCGGCATCCGCGAATTCGGGAAGCTGACCGCCGCCTTCGGGCGCAAATTCAAATGGAGCAAGAGCAAGCGAAGCGGTACCGTACTTCAGAAAGGGTGA
- a CDS encoding glycosyltransferase translates to MLKKKVLFLGAFQEPGGEEEVITYLYKHLDRTRFEPFLCGPFRSEFFDKHGIGREEILELDMNGMTDIASMRKLAGYIDRYGIDLVHSHGNRGGLFGRVSTFLSKTRPVSVWTCHLLIEENDYTLSKLRKKIYSNVEYFLSNRMTDHVVTVSNDLQTKYRAHCSSRKITTIHNGIDTTKYYGEKPLADRKKTFTFGFVSRMSKQKGLPYLIEGWKKLTDRYKDADVTLKLVLAGSGEEEQPTKELVRQYGLEDTVTFLGFRKDIPELLNRIDVLVLPSLFEGLPMIVLESLCSGTPVVASRVNGVPEVIEDKHNGRLVTPRHVDELAEAMAYYVEEPDRIALHGARGQELVTGQFTKEAMLNKHAQLYSVLLEERGRAI, encoded by the coding sequence ATGCTTAAGAAGAAAGTTTTGTTTCTTGGCGCTTTTCAGGAGCCCGGCGGGGAAGAGGAAGTCATTACGTATCTGTATAAGCATTTGGACCGCACCCGGTTCGAGCCGTTCCTGTGCGGCCCGTTCCGCAGCGAGTTCTTCGACAAGCACGGCATCGGCCGGGAGGAGATTCTCGAGCTCGACATGAACGGCATGACGGACATCGCCTCCATGCGCAAGCTCGCGGGCTACATCGACCGCTACGGCATCGATCTGGTGCATTCGCACGGCAACCGGGGCGGCCTGTTCGGGAGGGTCTCGACCTTCCTGTCGAAGACCCGGCCGGTGTCGGTGTGGACGTGCCATCTCCTCATCGAGGAGAACGACTACACGCTTTCGAAGCTGCGGAAGAAGATCTACTCGAATGTCGAGTATTTCCTGAGCAACCGCATGACCGACCACGTCGTAACCGTCTCGAACGACCTGCAGACGAAGTACCGGGCCCACTGCTCCTCCCGTAAAATCACGACGATCCACAATGGAATCGACACGACGAAATATTACGGGGAGAAGCCCTTGGCGGACCGGAAGAAAACCTTCACCTTCGGCTTCGTCTCCCGGATGTCCAAGCAGAAGGGGCTGCCCTATCTGATCGAGGGCTGGAAGAAGCTGACCGACCGGTACAAGGACGCGGACGTCACCTTGAAGCTCGTTCTCGCCGGAAGCGGAGAAGAGGAGCAGCCCACGAAGGAGCTCGTCCGGCAGTACGGCCTCGAGGACACGGTGACGTTCCTCGGGTTCCGCAAGGACATTCCCGAGCTGTTGAACCGGATCGACGTTCTGGTGCTGCCTTCTCTGTTCGAGGGCTTGCCGATGATCGTGCTCGAGAGCCTCTGCTCGGGAACGCCGGTGGTCGCGTCCCGCGTGAACGGGGTTCCCGAGGTGATCGAGGACAAGCACAACGGGCGCCTCGTGACTCCCCGGCATGTCGACGAGCTGGCGGAGGCGATGGCCTATTACGTCGAAGAGCCGGACCGGATCGCCCTGCATGGGGCCCGCGGGCAGGAGCTCGTCACCGGGCAGTTCACGAAAGAAGCCATGCTTAACAAGCACGCCCAGCTCTACAGCGTCCTGCTGGAGGAACGCGGGAGGGCGATATGA